One genomic region from Pecten maximus chromosome 5, xPecMax1.1, whole genome shotgun sequence encodes:
- the LOC117328004 gene encoding 7-dehydrocholesterol reductase-like, translated as MAEMYHAMGGKSFLGGTLEMWWSSRPKDSLVPCVVLGYMAFALVLMVLLPGKRFEGPVTANGNIPVYEDNGFLCYVVTMATFVVLTVILKAYGLTPTVIYDRFDEVIFFLNAFSLVFCLFLYLKGVYWPSSSDGGISGNPIFDYYWGTELYPRVFGVDIKVFTNCRFALTVWPILVVLYNLKSYELHGFVNNIFISSVLQLVYTTKFFWWEAGYMYTLDIILDRAGFYICWGCLVLVPSFYASVSMYLVKHPVHLEPIIAFLILSCGLASICINYWADLQKQRARETQGNCLIWGRKPKIIKARYTLHTGEEKESLLLVSGWWRVARHFNYFAELLLAFCWTVPCMTLNFAPYAYFVFLTILLVHRSFRDEQKCSRKYGHYWREYCHEVPFRIVPYLL; from the coding sequence ATGGCGGAAATGTACCATGCCATGGGAGGAAAGTCATTTCTGGGCGGAACCCTGGAAATGTGGTGGTCAAGCCGACCAAAGGATAGTCTCGTCCCATGTGTGGTGCTGGGGTATATGGCATTTGCGCTTGTGTTGATGGTACTACTCCCAGGAAAGCGTTTTGAAGGACCTGTAACCGCGAACGGTAATATCCCTGTGTATGAAGACAACGGCTTCCTGTGTTATGTTGTCACAATGGCGACGTTTGTTGTGTTGACTGTAATATTAAAGGCGTACGGACTGACACCTACTGTCATCTACGATCGATTCGACGAAGTCATCTTCTTCCTGAACGCGTTCAGTCTGGTGTTCTGTCTATTTCTGTACTTGAAGGGTGTGTATTGGCCATCATCAAGCGACGGTGGCATTTCGGGTAACCCTATCTTCGATTACTACTGGGGAACGGAGCTCTATCCACGTGTCTTTGGTGTCGACATCAAAGTCTTCACAAACTGTCGATTTGCATTGACTGTGTGGCCTATTCTGGTTGTCCTCTATAACCTTAAGAGTTATGAGCTTCATGGATTCGTAAATAACATATTCATATCATCCGTTCTTCAGTTAGTATACACCACAAAGTTCTTTTGGTGGGAGGCAGGCTACATGTATACCCTCGATATCATTTTGGACCGTGCTGGATTTTACATATGTTGGGGTTGTTTGGTTTTAGTGCCCTCTTTTTACGCATCGGTGAGCATGTACTTGGTGAAGCATCCAGTCCACCTTGAACCAATCATCGCCTTCCTTATATTAAGCTGTGGGTTAGCCAGTATATGTATCAATTACTGGGCTGACCTACAGAAACAGAGGGCAAGGGAAACACAAGGAAACTGCCTCATATGGGGACGTAAACCAAAGATAATAAAGGCCAGATATACACTGCATACTGGTGAAGAAAAGGAAAGTTTGCTTCTTGTGTCAGGCTGGTGGAGAGTCGCACGACATTTTAACTACTTCGCTGAATTGTTACTGGCGTTTTGTTGGACAGTTCCGTgcatgaccttgaactttgcgCCATATGCGTACTTTGTATTTCTCACAATACTCCTTGTTCACCGCAGTTTCCGGGATGAGCAGAAATGCAGTCGTAAGTACGGGCATTACTGGAGAGAGTACTGTCATGAGGTTCCCTTTAGGATAGTGCCATATTTATTATAA
- the LOC117328005 gene encoding ufm1-specific protease 1-like yields MNVGLWTNVHHDLSPPGSEVRQVKGDVTYYHYGCDGIDDRGWGCGYRTLQTMCAWVINKRGHTGEEMSVPSLKNIQEALVTMGDKPASFVESRDWIGSFEVSICMDYFMEVNCKIIHVTSGSLLCEHMETLKKHFDVIGAPVMMGGDGDNASKGILGVCCDSPSLLILDPHHHGQIKSLSDLYDRGMVSWRPLDTFMTDSFYNLCLPQYPQS; encoded by the exons ATGAATGTGGGGTTGTGGACAAATGTACACCATGATCTGTCCCCTCCTGGGTCAGAGGTCCGACAGGTGAAAGGAGATGTGACTTACTACCATTATGGATGTGACGGAATAGACGATAGG GGCTGGGGATGCGGCTACAGAACGCTACAGACGATGTGCGCTTGGGTCATCAACAAACGGGGACACACTGGCGAGGAAATGTCCGTACCATCTCTAAAGAACATACAGGAAGCCCTCGTGACAATGGGCGACAAACCGGCCAGTTTTGTGGAGTCTAGAGACTGGATAGGCAGCTTCGAAGTTTCGATATGTATGGATTATTTTATGGAGGTAAAT TGTAAGATAATACACGTCACTTCCGGTTCTTTGCTATGTGAACACATGGAGACGCTGAAGAAGCATTTCGATGTTATTGGAGCTCCAGTGATGATGG GTGGAGACGGTGACAATGCGTCTAAAGGTATCCTGGGTGTGTGCTGTGATTCGCCATCACTTCTTATCCTG GACCCCCATCACCACGGCCAGATAAAGTCGCTGTCCGACCTGTACGACCGAGGCATGGTCTCCTGGCGCCCCCTGGATACCTTCATGACAGATTCCTTCTATAATTTGTGTTTACCACAGTATCCACAGTCGTGA